One genomic segment of Methanobacterium sp. includes these proteins:
- a CDS encoding NAD(P)H-hydrate dehydratase, with product MTPKDMMVVDANADAMGIPRTSLMENAGRCLANRIIQNKNPCKVAIYAGNGGNGGDGFVATRYLLNNGFEVDLYFLSDPVLINSEETRLNWEVLEKISKGTSPLKIEVIKDSSYLSPTDSEVIVDALLGTGVHGNLKEPISSAVDIINQSEGFKIAVDVPTGVDPDSGMVTDKAVHADVTVTFHKVKVGLNMASVEYVGSIEVCDIGIPKEAELFTGPGDILRIEDRDSISHKGQNGRVLIIGGNREYSGAPALAALSSLAFGVDIAQVACPQEVSSVIKSYSPDLIVTSLSHDFLNPNDTDELVKLSKNFDSVVIGCGIGRKDETSLAVNDLAVEIEKPIVIDADALKLIGPGVLPRRNQETVITPHPGEFIAFSGQKVPQDLESQINVVRDVSTESGTTVLLKGKVDIIAQNDKVKLNSTGNPGMTVGGTGDCLAGVIGALMAQGHSGFESAFLGAYINGIAGDLAEKEFGYNFKATDLLKYIPKVFMDDYFDI from the coding sequence ATGACCCCAAAGGATATGATGGTTGTCGATGCCAATGCAGATGCCATGGGCATTCCTAGAACTTCTTTAATGGAAAATGCCGGAAGATGTCTGGCTAATAGGATTATCCAAAACAAAAATCCTTGTAAAGTTGCTATTTATGCTGGAAATGGAGGTAATGGTGGGGATGGATTTGTAGCGACTAGATATCTTCTTAATAATGGATTCGAAGTTGATTTATACTTTTTATCTGATCCAGTTCTCATAAACTCAGAGGAAACTAGATTGAATTGGGAAGTATTGGAAAAAATTAGTAAGGGAACCAGTCCATTGAAAATTGAAGTCATCAAGGATTCATCATATCTTAGCCCCACTGATTCAGAAGTGATTGTTGATGCTCTTCTTGGTACTGGTGTCCATGGAAATCTTAAAGAACCCATATCTAGTGCAGTTGACATTATAAATCAATCTGAAGGATTTAAAATTGCTGTTGATGTTCCAACAGGTGTTGATCCAGATTCAGGAATGGTTACTGATAAAGCAGTCCATGCAGATGTAACTGTTACTTTCCATAAAGTGAAAGTAGGTCTGAACATGGCTAGTGTGGAATATGTGGGCAGTATCGAAGTTTGCGATATAGGAATTCCAAAAGAAGCTGAACTCTTTACAGGACCAGGAGATATTTTAAGAATAGAAGATAGGGATAGTATATCCCATAAGGGTCAAAATGGCCGAGTTTTAATAATAGGGGGCAACCGAGAATATTCTGGAGCACCAGCCTTAGCTGCTCTTTCATCACTCGCATTTGGTGTTGATATTGCCCAAGTAGCATGTCCCCAAGAAGTTTCATCAGTTATTAAATCTTATTCTCCTGATTTGATAGTAACCAGTTTGTCACATGATTTTTTAAATCCCAATGATACAGATGAACTAGTTAAATTATCTAAAAACTTTGATTCTGTTGTTATTGGCTGTGGAATTGGCAGAAAGGATGAAACATCTCTAGCAGTTAATGATTTGGCGGTTGAAATCGAAAAACCCATTGTAATAGATGCTGATGCCCTTAAACTTATAGGTCCTGGTGTTTTACCTCGAAGAAATCAGGAAACTGTTATCACACCTCATCCTGGAGAGTTCATAGCCTTTTCAGGCCAAAAAGTTCCTCAAGATTTGGAAAGCCAAATAAATGTGGTTAGGGATGTTTCAACAGAATCAGGAACCACTGTTTTGTTAAAGGGAAAAGTTGATATAATCGCCCAAAATGATAAAGTCAAGTTGAATAGTACTGGAAATCCTGGAATGACAGTTGGTGGGACAGGAGATTGTCTGGCCGGAGTTATTGGGGCCTTAATGGCACAAGGACATTCTGGATTTGAATCTGCATTTTTGGGGGCTTATATTAATGGTATAGCTGGAGATTTAGCAGAAAAAGAGTTTGGTTACAATTTCAAAGCTACCGATCTTTTGAAATATATCCCAAAAGTCTTCATGGACGATTATTTTGATATTTAA
- the fhcD gene encoding formylmethanofuran--tetrahydromethanopterin N-formyltransferase has product MKIDGVTVEDSFAEAFDIFVSKFLITAATKKFAMIAAEETVGFGSSVIMCPAEAGIDRYVPPSETPDGRPGYVVMVCHPKKDELEHQLLERIGQCVLTAPTTAVFDDMGSDADEKLKIGFKLKFFGDGYEKEANMSGRKVYSIPIMSGEFVIEGELGIKKGVAGGNFFVMAENQTAALVGAEVAVDAIGNVEGAITPFPGGIVASGSKVGSNKYKFMSATTNEKFCPTLCDQVKSEIPSDVKGIYEIVIDGVGENAVKEAMKVGIAAAVKVSGVKRIYAANYGGTLGAYQIWLKDLIRE; this is encoded by the coding sequence ATGAAAATTGATGGTGTAACAGTAGAAGACTCATTCGCCGAAGCTTTTGATATATTTGTCTCTAAATTTTTAATAACAGCAGCTACCAAAAAATTCGCAATGATCGCAGCTGAAGAAACAGTTGGTTTTGGGTCATCCGTGATCATGTGTCCTGCAGAAGCAGGAATAGACCGCTATGTCCCTCCTTCCGAAACCCCAGATGGAAGACCAGGATACGTGGTAATGGTCTGCCACCCAAAAAAGGATGAATTGGAACACCAGTTACTTGAAAGAATTGGTCAATGTGTTCTCACAGCTCCAACCACCGCAGTATTTGATGATATGGGGTCAGACGCTGATGAAAAACTCAAAATAGGATTTAAACTTAAATTCTTTGGGGATGGTTATGAGAAGGAAGCTAACATGTCTGGACGGAAAGTTTACAGCATTCCTATCATGTCTGGAGAGTTCGTAATTGAAGGGGAACTGGGAATTAAAAAAGGAGTAGCAGGAGGAAACTTCTTTGTCATGGCTGAAAATCAGACTGCAGCCCTTGTCGGTGCTGAAGTTGCAGTTGACGCTATTGGGAATGTTGAAGGGGCAATAACTCCCTTCCCGGGAGGTATTGTTGCCTCTGGTTCTAAGGTTGGTTCCAACAAGTACAAGTTCATGTCTGCTACTACCAATGAAAAATTCTGTCCCACCTTGTGTGATCAGGTAAAAAGTGAGATCCCTTCAGATGTAAAAGGGATTTATGAAATTGTAATTGATGGTGTTGGCGAAAATGCTGTTAAAGAAGCCATGAAGGTAGGAATAGCCGCAGCAGTAAAAGTATCCGGTGTTAAAAGGATATATGCTGCAAACTATGGTGGAACTCTTGGAGCATACCAAATATGGCTTAAAGATCTGATTCGAGAGTAA
- a CDS encoding flavin-nucleotide-binding protein: MLNEEMMEVIEKERAYLATATPDGVPNVVPIGFIKPLDNKKVIIADSYMVKSRANLEKNPKVSFVVQDAARYPYQFKGTVEIFKKGEHFDAVVEWVKDVNPLAPKPKAAVVITITEIYSVKVGDKGKKIA; encoded by the coding sequence ATGTTGAACGAAGAAATGATGGAAGTTATAGAAAAGGAAAGAGCCTATCTAGCAACCGCCACTCCAGACGGAGTTCCAAATGTTGTCCCTATTGGGTTCATCAAACCACTGGATAACAAGAAGGTTATAATCGCAGACAGTTACATGGTTAAAAGCCGGGCGAATCTGGAAAAAAATCCCAAAGTGTCCTTCGTAGTTCAAGATGCTGCACGATATCCTTACCAGTTTAAGGGAACTGTAGAAATATTTAAAAAAGGCGAACATTTTGATGCTGTTGTGGAATGGGTTAAAGATGTCAATCCTCTGGCTCCCAAACCTAAAGCTGCTGTTGTTATTACAATAACTGAAATATACTCAGTTAAAGTCGGTGACAAAGGTAAAAAGATAGCTTAA
- a CDS encoding UPF0104 family protein, whose protein sequence is MKYKTLLLMLAGIGVLAIMVLFIGPEKIESAIKQANPWYVILAVVIQLVIYWLWTERWAITISSLDISIKRRQLLPMLLVGLAINNLTPSGRGGGEPVRAYILAKYSQSPTENAFATVIADRGLDTFPFIALAILTIILAVLYINLPQWMIITLIICLIVLVIIFALALYMSLNREFGDRTIRWVLRIINKISSKIHDKIEQKAINAVEGFQDSMKIMVTDRKVLLYGIPLSFLIWGLEIFRVYVIFIALNINAPLEIIGVVFVISTLIGMIPLLPGGLGAVDGMMILLYSYAGIPPSVSAAATIVERLISFWMTTILGVAVLPYFGADAVEKMSKKL, encoded by the coding sequence TTGAAGTATAAAACATTGCTTTTGATGCTAGCAGGTATTGGTGTCCTGGCAATAATGGTGCTATTTATTGGCCCGGAAAAGATAGAAAGTGCCATTAAACAAGCAAATCCCTGGTATGTTATCTTAGCAGTAGTCATTCAATTAGTAATATATTGGCTTTGGACTGAAAGATGGGCTATAACCATTTCTTCATTAGACATATCCATTAAAAGAAGACAATTATTGCCAATGCTCCTGGTGGGATTGGCAATTAACAATCTCACACCCAGTGGTAGGGGTGGTGGTGAACCTGTTCGGGCGTACATTTTGGCTAAATATTCTCAGTCCCCAACTGAAAATGCATTTGCAACAGTTATTGCAGATAGAGGTCTTGATACATTTCCCTTTATTGCATTAGCCATATTAACTATCATTTTGGCAGTTCTTTACATTAATTTACCTCAATGGATGATTATCACCCTTATAATCTGCCTCATTGTTTTAGTCATTATTTTTGCGCTAGCTTTATACATGTCTTTAAACCGCGAATTTGGTGACCGAACCATTAGATGGGTTTTGAGGATTATCAACAAGATTTCAAGTAAAATACATGACAAAATCGAACAGAAAGCCATAAATGCAGTGGAAGGCTTTCAGGATAGTATGAAGATTATGGTAACTGACCGCAAGGTTCTATTATATGGAATACCTTTATCTTTTCTCATATGGGGGCTGGAAATTTTCCGAGTATATGTCATTTTCATTGCCCTGAACATAAACGCTCCTTTGGAGATTATAGGTGTGGTTTTTGTAATTTCAACGTTAATAGGTATGATTCCTTTACTACCCGGAGGTTTAGGGGCTGTTGATGGTATGATGATTCTCCTTTATTCCTATGCTGGAATCCCCCCATCAGTGAGTGCAGCTGCCACCATAGTCGAACGTTTGATATCTTTTTGGATGACAACCATATTAGGAGTAGCAGTTTTACCATACTTCGGTGCTGATGCAGTAGAAAAAATGTCTAAAAAACTTTAA
- a CDS encoding metallophosphoesterase produces MIGIMSDSHDNLKAIRSALDVFNQANVELVIHAGDLISPFTAMEFEKLNAPLEAIFGNNDGERQGLRLAYEKLCVLEDFKELKINGRKVAVIHGTNQALVDALQKSGNYDLIIRGHTHKTDVIEGKTMVINPGETCGYLSGEKTVILLDTADLSWELVKL; encoded by the coding sequence ATGATAGGGATTATGTCAGACAGTCATGATAACTTAAAAGCCATCAGAAGCGCATTAGATGTATTTAATCAAGCTAATGTGGAGTTGGTTATCCATGCAGGAGATCTCATATCTCCTTTCACAGCAATGGAATTTGAAAAGCTCAATGCTCCTCTAGAAGCTATTTTTGGAAATAACGATGGCGAAAGACAGGGTTTAAGATTGGCATATGAAAAACTATGTGTCTTAGAAGACTTTAAAGAATTAAAAATTAATGGAAGGAAGGTCGCGGTAATCCACGGAACAAACCAGGCCTTGGTTGATGCACTGCAGAAAAGTGGTAATTATGATCTGATTATAAGGGGTCACACTCACAAAACCGATGTTATAGAAGGAAAAACAATGGTTATCAACCCTGGAGAGACTTGTGGCTATTTATCTGGTGAAAAAACGGTTATACTGTTGGATACTGCTGATTTGAGTTGGGAATTAGTTAAACTTTAA
- a CDS encoding slipin family protein, which translates to MDLFTLIIIGIVILIILGLSIRIVNQYERGVVFRLGKVIGVKKPGLRLIIPLVDRMVKPSLRIVTMPIPAQKIITQDNITIDVAAVAYFKVVDAYRAVVEIENYNRAVNQISQTTVRSVVGQFTLDEVLSETPKVNTRIQEIIDDHSEPWGIKVTTVEIKDIKLPESMQRAIALQAEAEREKRAKIISAEGEYLAAGKLGEAADIIAEHPVALQLRTMQVLSNISAEQNSTIVFPAQILSTLKDIKEFMGSELESIEKEKK; encoded by the coding sequence ATGGATTTATTTACCCTTATCATTATTGGCATAGTGATACTGATTATACTGGGACTTTCTATTAGAATCGTGAATCAGTATGAACGGGGGGTTGTTTTCAGATTAGGAAAAGTTATTGGAGTTAAAAAACCAGGACTTCGACTCATAATCCCTTTAGTTGATAGAATGGTCAAACCATCCCTCAGAATAGTAACTATGCCCATACCCGCCCAGAAGATCATAACCCAAGATAACATTACCATTGATGTTGCGGCAGTGGCTTACTTTAAAGTAGTGGATGCATACCGGGCAGTAGTAGAAATTGAAAATTATAACCGTGCTGTTAACCAGATTTCCCAGACCACAGTAAGAAGCGTTGTTGGACAATTCACATTAGACGAGGTTTTATCCGAGACACCTAAAGTGAACACCCGTATTCAGGAAATTATAGATGACCACAGCGAACCATGGGGTATAAAAGTGACCACAGTTGAAATAAAGGACATTAAATTGCCTGAAAGTATGCAAAGGGCTATTGCGCTACAAGCTGAAGCTGAAAGGGAGAAAAGAGCTAAAATCATATCGGCAGAAGGTGAATATCTTGCTGCTGGAAAACTGGGAGAAGCTGCTGACATCATAGCCGAACATCCAGTAGCACTGCAACTTCGGACCATGCAAGTCTTAAGCAACATTTCTGCTGAGCAAAACTCCACAATAGTATTCCCGGCCCAAATATTAAGCACTCTTAAGGATATTAAAGAGTTCATGGGATCAGAACTAGAATCTATAGAAAAAGAAAAAAAATAA
- a CDS encoding TrkH family potassium uptake protein: MRNYLGKKDLLLIANPLGIIMQGIGAVVLLPLIIAIIYGESNFIEFIIFGLFSIGLGSVFRRLPSDYNRLKLKHGMIIASLAWLWAALMGSFCLMYATNIDFLNAYFECMSAWSGTGLTIYTDLEILPKSILFFRSLMQWVGGLGVVIVVIGILIRPGTAAARLYKSEARDEKIKPSISSTVKTIWWIYLLYTVLAITMFLIAGMNLFDAINTSFTTICTGGMSIKNNNLGAYGSTPIFIVAMIVMILGGTSFLVHYKALKGNIMDVFHDLQFQAMIIIVSVFSVLLIIMSKFTTIDSFFFVISALSTTGANIQPTSAMVTWPDFAKIIIMSLMIVGMSAGSTSGAVKLIRIVIIFKGIYWEIKRILLPQGTVIPRKISGKPVEDVEIREAGSFIFIYLFFIFISWLILVQYGYDGLNSLFEVISAQGCNGLSMGIASQKIPELARIFLIFNMWIGRIEIIPALVLFKGLWDVLKR; the protein is encoded by the coding sequence ATGAGAAACTATCTAGGGAAGAAGGATTTGTTATTAATAGCCAATCCTCTAGGCATAATAATGCAAGGCATTGGTGCTGTTGTGCTTTTACCTCTTATAATAGCCATTATATACGGTGAATCAAACTTTATTGAATTCATTATATTTGGATTGTTTTCAATTGGACTGGGATCTGTTTTTCGAAGATTACCCTCCGATTATAATCGATTGAAGCTCAAACACGGTATGATAATTGCTTCACTAGCTTGGTTATGGGCAGCACTCATGGGAAGCTTTTGCTTAATGTATGCCACTAACATTGACTTTTTAAATGCTTATTTTGAATGTATGTCCGCTTGGAGTGGCACTGGACTTACGATTTATACTGACTTAGAGATACTACCTAAATCCATTTTATTCTTCAGAAGCCTTATGCAATGGGTTGGTGGGCTGGGAGTGGTGATTGTAGTAATAGGAATCTTAATAAGGCCCGGAACAGCAGCTGCCCGCCTATATAAATCTGAAGCGCGTGACGAAAAAATAAAACCAAGCATAAGCAGTACTGTGAAAACAATTTGGTGGATATATCTTTTATACACTGTTTTAGCAATCACAATGTTCCTAATAGCTGGTATGAACCTTTTTGACGCCATTAACACATCTTTCACCACCATATGCACCGGGGGTATGTCAATAAAAAATAATAATTTAGGAGCCTATGGTAGCACTCCAATTTTTATTGTCGCTATGATTGTGATGATACTGGGTGGTACCAGCTTTTTAGTTCATTATAAAGCACTGAAAGGAAATATAATGGATGTTTTCCATGACTTACAATTCCAAGCAATGATAATTATAGTATCTGTTTTTTCTGTTCTCCTAATTATTATGTCAAAGTTCACTACAATTGATTCTTTTTTCTTTGTAATTTCTGCCCTAAGCACTACCGGGGCAAATATTCAACCAACTAGTGCCATGGTTACTTGGCCAGATTTTGCTAAAATAATTATTATGAGCCTTATGATAGTTGGTATGTCAGCAGGTTCAACTAGTGGTGCAGTTAAACTCATAAGGATTGTTATAATCTTTAAAGGAATATATTGGGAAATAAAAAGAATACTTTTACCACAAGGAACAGTTATCCCCCGAAAAATTAGTGGAAAGCCTGTGGAAGATGTGGAAATTAGAGAAGCAGGAAGTTTCATATTTATATATCTCTTCTTTATTTTCATAAGCTGGTTAATACTTGTTCAGTATGGATATGACGGATTGAATTCCCTTTTTGAGGTAATATCTGCCCAAGGTTGTAATGGTCTTTCCATGGGTATCGCTTCCCAAAAAATTCCTGAACTGGCCCGAATCTTCCTCATCTTTAATATGTGGATAGGTAGGATAGAAATTATACCCGCACTTGTGTTATTTAAAGGATTGTGGGATGTATTAAAAAGATAA
- a CDS encoding TrkH family potassium uptake protein, translating to MMGYLGKKDFLLIAKPLGIIMQGVGAVVIMPLIVAIIYHEPLFYEFIIFGGFSILLGFILRKVPSDYNKLKLRHGMIIAAVAWLWAALIGSFCLIYATNIDFLNAYFECMSAWSGSGFSIFTDVEILPKSILFFRSLMQWFGGLGIVIMVIGILIRPGTAAARLYKSEAREEKIKPSITSTVKTIWWIYVFYTILGIILYLFAGMGLFDAVNNTFTNLSTGGMSIKNNSIGSYNSDLITLITIILMIIGGTSFLVHYKAFQGRVLDVFKDLQFQAMIIIVAVFSILLVVYAKFTDLNAVFYVVSALSCTGSNTEPINAMATWMDYPKVILTIAMIIGMAAGSTTGALKLIRVITLFKGVYWEIKRILLPEGSVISRTISGKPVSDIEIREAGSYTFLYFFFILISWLVLMQYGYSGIDSFFEVASAQGNVGLSLGIISPNMPDIAEILLIFNMWIGRLEIIPVLVLFKGLLDIFRR from the coding sequence ATGATGGGTTATCTGGGTAAAAAAGACTTTTTATTAATTGCCAAACCTCTGGGCATAATAATGCAAGGTGTGGGTGCAGTGGTGATTATGCCCCTCATAGTTGCCATTATATATCATGAACCTCTATTCTATGAATTTATAATTTTTGGGGGCTTTTCCATATTATTAGGGTTTATTTTAAGAAAAGTGCCCTCAGATTATAATAAGTTGAAACTACGGCATGGGATGATAATAGCAGCAGTGGCATGGCTATGGGCTGCACTGATTGGAAGTTTTTGCTTAATCTACGCCACCAATATAGATTTTTTAAATGCTTATTTTGAATGCATGTCTGCATGGAGTGGTAGTGGATTTAGCATTTTTACTGATGTGGAAATCTTACCAAAATCTATTCTATTTTTCAGAAGTCTTATGCAGTGGTTTGGAGGACTAGGAATTGTTATTATGGTTATAGGAATATTAATTAGGCCTGGCACAGCAGCAGCCCGATTATATAAATCTGAAGCACGTGAAGAAAAAATAAAACCTAGCATTACTAGTACCGTAAAAACTATCTGGTGGATATATGTATTTTACACGATTTTAGGTATTATACTATACTTATTTGCCGGCATGGGCCTTTTTGACGCTGTTAACAATACCTTCACTAATCTTTCCACCGGAGGAATGTCCATAAAAAATAACAGCATTGGATCATATAACAGCGACTTAATAACTTTAATTACCATTATTTTAATGATTATTGGTGGTACGAGTTTTCTTGTTCATTATAAGGCATTCCAAGGTCGTGTTTTAGATGTGTTTAAAGATTTGCAATTTCAGGCAATGATTATAATAGTTGCTGTATTTTCAATACTCCTAGTTGTATACGCAAAGTTCACCGACCTGAATGCTGTTTTTTATGTGGTGTCTGCTCTGAGTTGTACTGGTTCCAATACTGAGCCAATTAATGCTATGGCTACTTGGATGGATTATCCAAAAGTAATCCTAACTATCGCCATGATAATTGGTATGGCTGCAGGTTCAACTACTGGAGCACTCAAACTAATCAGAGTAATCACCCTCTTTAAAGGCGTTTACTGGGAGATTAAGAGAATATTGCTTCCTGAAGGTTCAGTGATATCACGGACAATTAGTGGGAAACCAGTAAGTGATATTGAAATCAGAGAAGCAGGAAGTTATACATTTTTATATTTTTTCTTTATTTTGATAAGCTGGTTAGTGCTAATGCAGTATGGTTATAGTGGAATTGACTCATTTTTCGAAGTAGCATCAGCTCAAGGAAATGTAGGATTATCTTTGGGAATAATTTCCCCAAATATGCCAGATATAGCTGAAATTTTACTAATATTCAACATGTGGATAGGTAGACTTGAAATTATCCCTGTACTCGTGTTATTTAAAGGTTTGCTGGATATTTTCCGAAGATAA
- a CDS encoding MBL fold metallo-hydrolase translates to MTKINDIIIIEGIGYDSNVYIFEDVIVDTGTGQNMDYILKSIQEAGKDVDELSLIVNTHNHYDHVGGNHYFNLKVAMHANDAVALEKGDEDALLATMFGESIEKMKVDIKLEEGDKIHDFEVLLTPGHTSGSICLYDGETLISGDTVFSGGGFGRVDLGGDMNDMRKSLERLKKLDIEYLLPGHGPAVEHGSRHVKLACDISNGYY, encoded by the coding sequence TTGACTAAAATCAACGATATAATTATAATTGAAGGAATCGGTTACGACTCCAATGTCTACATTTTTGAAGATGTTATAGTAGACACTGGAACAGGCCAAAACATGGATTACATACTTAAATCCATACAAGAAGCAGGTAAAGATGTTGATGAGTTGTCTTTAATAGTAAATACCCACAATCATTACGATCATGTGGGTGGAAATCATTACTTTAATTTGAAAGTGGCTATGCATGCAAATGATGCAGTAGCACTTGAAAAAGGTGATGAAGATGCATTATTGGCTACAATGTTCGGGGAATCTATTGAAAAAATGAAAGTGGATATTAAACTCGAAGAAGGGGATAAGATCCACGATTTTGAGGTTTTACTTACCCCGGGCCATACTTCTGGAAGTATCTGTTTATATGATGGTGAAACTCTTATCTCTGGAGACACAGTATTTTCTGGTGGAGGTTTTGGTAGGGTGGATCTGGGTGGGGATATGAATGATATGAGAAAATCCCTGGAAAGACTGAAAAAACTCGATATTGAATATTTACTCCCTGGTCATGGTCCTGCTGTAGAACATGGTTCTAGACATGTTAAACTGGCATGTGACATTTCAAACGGATATTATTAG
- a CDS encoding DUF3221 domain-containing protein encodes MRTITLFAILVVIMMGVFYGVIFATGEQKADMDGKIIGICHANPNDENNTQNSILVEGKVAGNSETHNISLKINDATVILKKNGKKYVNASFCEMKTGNNVAVMFTGPFLESYPPQTTAKEIIIIS; translated from the coding sequence ATGAGGACTATAACCTTGTTTGCAATATTAGTTGTGATTATGATGGGGGTTTTTTACGGGGTTATATTCGCCACTGGTGAGCAGAAAGCTGATATGGATGGAAAAATCATCGGAATTTGCCATGCCAATCCCAACGATGAAAATAATACTCAAAATTCTATTCTAGTCGAGGGGAAGGTTGCAGGCAATAGTGAAACTCATAACATATCATTAAAAATTAATGATGCCACTGTAATACTAAAGAAAAACGGAAAAAAATATGTTAATGCATCTTTTTGTGAGATGAAAACAGGGAATAATGTTGCCGTAATGTTCACTGGACCATTCCTTGAATCATATCCGCCCCAGACTACAGCCAAAGAAATTATAATCATTTCCTAA
- a CDS encoding GNAT family N-acetyltransferase — protein MIVQQANVDDAEEILALQKLCYLSEAEIYSDYTIPPLIDTLDMIKDAFGKYFFLKVTKKGKIIGSVRGRISSPGTCYIGRLIVHPDFQNQGIGTKLMIEIEKIFHKCHRWELMTGQLSTKNIKLYKKCGYETFKTEKLTPHLTLVFMEKIRKKHINIDYNTF, from the coding sequence TTGATAGTTCAACAAGCAAATGTAGATGATGCTGAAGAAATTCTCGCCCTACAGAAGTTATGTTACCTAAGCGAGGCTGAAATATATTCTGATTATACTATTCCTCCCCTTATTGACACATTAGACATGATAAAAGATGCTTTTGGAAAATATTTCTTCCTGAAAGTCACTAAAAAAGGGAAAATTATTGGTTCAGTTCGAGGAAGAATTTCCAGTCCTGGCACTTGTTACATTGGAAGATTAATCGTACATCCAGATTTCCAGAACCAGGGTATTGGAACTAAATTGATGATTGAAATTGAGAAAATTTTCCATAAATGCCATAGATGGGAGCTTATGACTGGACAACTAAGCACTAAAAATATTAAACTTTATAAAAAATGTGGTTATGAAACATTTAAGACGGAAAAACTCACACCTCACTTAACTTTAGTTTTTATGGAAAAAATAAGGAAAAAACACATTAATATTGATTATAATACATTTTAA
- a CDS encoding methyltransferase domain-containing protein, protein MRNDYVHGYSEREAIRLVDQAKTLSALMHHDTCYPSGSLVLEAGCGVGAQTITLARNSPHAEITSLDISEPSLNHARALINEEGISNVKFQLGDIMNLPFEDEAFDHVFICFVLEHLPDPVGALLSLKRVLKKGGSITVIEGDHGSCYFHPETKEAIKAWQCLIKVQNDLKCNPLMGRELYPLLTEAEFKNIKVDPRIVYVDSSKPELVDGFIKKTIIAMVQGVKDQALESDLIDIETWEKGIQGLYKSAEPSGTFFYNFFKGIATK, encoded by the coding sequence ATGCGAAATGATTATGTTCACGGATACTCAGAAAGGGAAGCAATCAGACTGGTTGATCAGGCAAAGACACTGTCTGCTCTCATGCATCATGATACTTGTTATCCTTCCGGAAGTCTGGTGTTGGAGGCTGGTTGTGGGGTGGGAGCTCAAACCATCACTCTGGCTCGTAACAGCCCCCATGCCGAGATAACTTCACTGGACATATCAGAACCATCCCTCAATCATGCCCGGGCTTTAATCAATGAAGAAGGGATTTCAAATGTCAAATTTCAATTAGGGGATATTATGAACTTGCCATTTGAGGATGAGGCCTTTGACCATGTCTTCATTTGTTTTGTTCTAGAACATCTCCCTGACCCTGTTGGGGCTCTTTTAAGTTTAAAACGGGTTCTCAAAAAAGGAGGTTCCATAACAGTTATAGAAGGTGATCATGGGTCTTGTTACTTCCATCCTGAGACAAAAGAGGCCATCAAAGCATGGCAGTGCCTAATTAAAGTTCAAAATGACTTGAAATGCAATCCTTTAATGGGTCGGGAACTGTATCCATTGTTAACTGAAGCGGAATTTAAAAACATTAAAGTTGATCCCCGAATAGTATATGTTGACTCAAGCAAACCGGAACTAGTGGATGGATTTATTAAAAAGACCATAATTGCTATGGTACAAGGAGTAAAAGACCAAGCACTTGAATCAGATCTTATAGATATTGAAACATGGGAAAAAGGTATTCAAGGTTTGTATAAATCTGCAGAACCTTCCGGTACGTTCTTCTACAATTTTTTCAAGGGAATAGCCACAAAGTAG